From Streptomyces sp. GSL17-111, one genomic window encodes:
- a CDS encoding YcaO-like family protein translates to MTTPPTLPLDALVDPVCGIVRSVEPVAHPTGAPPRYVAMTAEVADARRLGAWPADRVSLGTTFDDPEGARVAAVAEAVERYCGNRVPPPGHRDAPLAATPAELVAAGLRHLGPADLPRYAPWQYARPGFPYRPLDEHTPALWARGQEHLPDGGVAECRIPVSLTHLNWRQGELRSYPRTHHLNYAGIATGQGLTDAVERGLLEVVERDALELWWHLDGPTRGIDPASVPGLTEELTGSGLRLWLTEMPSEFAPCVAALVHDPERGVYAAGFACREDPAEAARKAVLEAVHTWVFTQGLTAPDGWVFRAVEAGLLARGLYLDHRADARYLDSCGPDFAAVRDLGAHVQVWLDPRMAAEARRFTEPALGVVPVDAIEPGGRERLWGALHAGGHRVVTADLTTEDVAETPLRVARVLVSGLVPNAPAAFAYLGCARFAEAAVARGWRTSAPHAPADFSLAPPPHM, encoded by the coding sequence ATGACCACCCCGCCCACCCTGCCCCTCGACGCCCTCGTGGACCCGGTGTGCGGCATCGTGCGGTCCGTGGAGCCGGTCGCGCACCCCACCGGCGCGCCACCCCGCTACGTCGCGATGACCGCCGAGGTCGCCGACGCCCGGCGGCTCGGCGCCTGGCCCGCCGACCGCGTCTCGCTGGGCACCACCTTCGACGACCCCGAGGGGGCCCGCGTCGCCGCCGTCGCCGAAGCCGTCGAGCGGTACTGCGGCAACCGCGTCCCGCCGCCCGGCCACCGCGACGCGCCGCTGGCCGCGACGCCCGCCGAACTCGTGGCCGCCGGCCTGCGCCACCTCGGCCCCGCCGACCTCCCGCGCTACGCCCCCTGGCAGTACGCCCGGCCGGGCTTCCCCTACCGGCCCCTGGACGAGCACACCCCCGCCCTGTGGGCCCGGGGGCAGGAGCACCTGCCGGACGGCGGCGTCGCCGAGTGCCGGATACCGGTCTCCCTGACCCACCTCAACTGGCGTCAGGGCGAGTTGAGGTCCTACCCGCGCACGCACCACCTCAACTACGCGGGCATCGCCACCGGGCAGGGCCTGACGGACGCCGTCGAGCGCGGCCTGCTGGAGGTCGTGGAGCGCGACGCGCTGGAACTGTGGTGGCACCTCGACGGCCCCACGCGGGGCATCGACCCGGCCAGCGTGCCGGGCCTCACGGAGGAACTGACCGGTTCGGGGCTGCGGTTGTGGCTGACCGAGATGCCCTCCGAGTTCGCACCGTGCGTCGCCGCACTCGTCCACGACCCGGAACGCGGCGTGTACGCCGCCGGGTTCGCCTGCCGCGAGGACCCGGCAGAAGCCGCCCGCAAGGCCGTCCTGGAGGCCGTGCACACCTGGGTGTTCACCCAGGGCCTCACCGCACCCGACGGCTGGGTCTTCCGCGCCGTGGAGGCCGGGCTGCTCGCCCGCGGGCTCTACCTCGACCACCGTGCCGACGCCCGGTACCTGGACTCCTGCGGGCCCGACTTCGCGGCCGTCCGCGACCTCGGGGCGCACGTCCAGGTGTGGCTCGATCCGCGCATGGCCGCCGAGGCGCGCCGCTTCACCGAGCCCGCGCTCGGCGTCGTTCCCGTCGACGCGATCGAGCCCGGCGGCCGGGAACGGCTGTGGGGCGCCCTGCACGCGGGCGGCCACCGCGTCGTCACGGCCGACCTCACCACCGAGGACGTGGCCGAGACCCCGCTGCGCGTCGCCCGCGTCCTCGTCTCCGGGCTGGTGCCCAACGCCCCCGCCGCCTTCGCCTACCTGGGCTGCGCGCGGTTCGCCGAGGCCGCTGTGGCCCGGGGCTGGCGGACGTCCGCCCCGCACGCGCCGGCGGACTTCAGCCTCGCCCCGCCGCCGCACATGTGA
- a CDS encoding CocE/NonD family hydrolase, whose translation MTARVHTEHLPAADGTPLATGLCLPAGPGPHPTVLIRTPYDRRLHHAELASWARRGFAALAQDVRGRHGSAGEWRPYHHERADGAAALRWVRARPWSDGRVVAAGASYAAYSALAPALDAAPDARPDAVIAAVPALGPADTAREPTGPERLWSRAGWWLAHGDRPDSDPDALARALARDPHLLDHLPLTDLPQRLGRPLPSWPQLWRGRGRGRIVRAAARATVPLLAVGGTHDPFLADTLALWGRWRGAPARLLLGPWAHGLTAAPGPDADPAHRVALGPLYARWARLALDGRLEPQPRGVLALGGAPLWLPAAGPAARLRPRPLVQRFGRPGGLRVLGGSRFTADPHDPVRSDDLTVPRRPDGAADRCVLLAAPLPRPLDLLGEAAVRLRVTADTPSADWVARLIALAPSGAAVHLATGVTRRHDPPGRPADVTVPLGHLARRLPPGFRLRLEIAGHHFPAHARNPHTRENPVTATVLRPSRRAVTTAGGALVLPAVRPCRFTDAVDPVQEICR comes from the coding sequence GTGACCGCACGCGTGCACACCGAGCACCTGCCGGCCGCCGACGGCACACCGCTCGCGACCGGCCTGTGCCTGCCCGCCGGGCCCGGACCGCACCCGACCGTCCTGATCCGCACGCCCTACGACCGGCGGCTCCACCACGCCGAGCTGGCGTCCTGGGCCCGGCGCGGCTTCGCCGCCCTGGCGCAGGACGTGCGGGGACGCCACGGCTCGGCGGGGGAGTGGCGGCCCTACCACCACGAGCGCGCCGACGGGGCCGCCGCCCTGCGCTGGGTGCGTGCCCGCCCCTGGAGCGACGGCCGCGTCGTCGCCGCCGGGGCCTCCTACGCCGCGTACAGCGCGCTGGCCCCGGCGCTCGACGCCGCGCCCGACGCCCGGCCCGACGCCGTCATCGCCGCCGTTCCGGCCCTCGGCCCCGCCGACACCGCCCGGGAGCCGACCGGGCCCGAACGGCTGTGGTCCCGGGCCGGCTGGTGGCTCGCGCACGGCGACCGGCCCGACAGCGATCCGGACGCCCTCGCCCGGGCGCTGGCACGGGACCCGCACCTGCTGGACCACCTGCCGCTCACCGACCTGCCGCAGCGCCTCGGCCGCCCGCTGCCGTCCTGGCCGCAGCTGTGGCGCGGTCGGGGACGCGGGCGGATCGTCCGGGCCGCCGCGCGGGCGACCGTGCCGCTGCTCGCCGTCGGAGGCACCCACGACCCCTTCCTCGCCGACACGTTGGCGCTCTGGGGGCGGTGGCGGGGTGCGCCCGCCCGGCTGCTCCTCGGCCCCTGGGCGCACGGCCTGACGGCCGCCCCGGGGCCGGACGCCGACCCGGCGCACCGGGTCGCCCTCGGCCCGCTGTACGCGCGCTGGGCCCGGCTCGCCCTCGACGGCCGGCTGGAGCCGCAGCCGCGCGGCGTGCTCGCGCTGGGCGGCGCACCCCTGTGGCTCCCGGCCGCCGGGCCCGCCGCCCGGCTGCGGCCGCGCCCGCTCGTGCAGCGCTTCGGTCGGCCCGGTGGGCTCCGCGTCCTCGGCGGGAGCCGCTTCACGGCGGACCCGCACGACCCCGTCCGCTCCGACGACCTGACCGTGCCGCGCCGCCCGGACGGCGCGGCGGACCGCTGCGTGCTGCTCGCCGCACCGCTGCCCCGCCCCCTCGACCTGCTGGGCGAGGCCGCCGTCCGGCTGCGCGTCACCGCCGACACGCCGAGTGCCGACTGGGTCGCCCGGCTCATCGCCCTCGCGCCGTCCGGGGCCGCCGTCCACCTGGCCACCGGCGTCACCCGCCGTCACGACCCGCCCGGCCGCCCCGCCGACGTCACGGTGCCGCTCGGGCACCTGGCCCGGCGGCTGCCCCCCGGCTTCCGGCTGCGGCTGGAGATCGCCGGACACCACTTCCCCGCCCACGCCCGCAACCCGCACACCCGCGAGAACCCGGTGACCGCGACCGTGCTGCGCCCCTCCCGGCGCGCCGTGACCACCGCGGGCGGTGCGCTGGTGCTGCCCGCCGTCCGCCCGTGCCGCTTCACCGACGCGGTCGACCCCGTTCAGGAGATCTGCCGATGA
- the amiA gene encoding streptamidine family RiPP — MEQEKVFAPIADPGQLAHASASHSNALVENPFDDNEE; from the coding sequence ATGGAGCAGGAGAAGGTCTTCGCCCCCATCGCCGACCCGGGCCAGCTGGCCCACGCCTCGGCCAGCCACTCCAACGCGCTCGTCGAGAACCCCTTCGACGACAACGAGGAGTAA